One Methanobacterium sp. genomic region harbors:
- the rpsS gene encoding 30S ribosomal protein S19 produces MARKEFVYRGYTLEELQQMPLDNVIDLFPSRQRRSLKRGFLPRQKKVLEKIRKLKKDENKGGRPQIIKTHCRDMIVLPEMVGVTFGIYNGKEFTEVTIQPEMIGCYFGEFAPTRKRVEHGDPGMGATRSSMFVPLK; encoded by the coding sequence TTGGCTAGAAAAGAATTTGTATATCGCGGTTATACTTTAGAAGAGTTACAGCAAATGCCATTGGATAACGTTATAGATCTGTTCCCATCAAGACAGAGAAGATCCTTAAAAAGAGGATTTTTACCAAGGCAGAAAAAAGTACTCGAAAAAATTAGAAAATTAAAAAAAGATGAAAACAAGGGCGGAAGACCTCAAATAATTAAAACCCATTGTAGGGATATGATTGTCCTTCCAGAAATGGTTGGAGTAACCTTTGGAATTTACAACGGGAAAGAATTTACTGAAGTTACAATTCAGCCAGAAATGATTGGATGTTACTTCGGAGAATTTGCACCAACAAGAAAACGAGTAGAACACGGAGATCCGGGAATGGGTGCTACAAGGTCATCTATGTTCGTACCTCTTAAATAA
- a CDS encoding 30S ribosomal protein S8, translating to MVLMDPLANALTNMRNNEMQGNKRCKISPASKMIGRVLRTMQKEGYIGEFEFVDDNKAGQFIVELEGNINKCGVIKPRHAVKKDEFEKFEKRYLPSKNFGIMILTTPEGIMTHKEAKDKGIGGRLLVYVY from the coding sequence ATTGTGCTTATGGATCCTCTAGCAAACGCGCTTACTAACATGAGAAACAATGAAATGCAGGGAAATAAAAGATGTAAAATTTCACCAGCATCTAAAATGATAGGGCGTGTTTTAAGAACAATGCAAAAAGAAGGGTATATCGGCGAATTTGAGTTTGTCGATGATAACAAAGCTGGACAGTTCATAGTTGAACTTGAAGGAAATATAAACAAGTGCGGTGTAATAAAGCCAAGACACGCCGTTAAAAAGGACGAATTTGAAAAATTTGAAAAGAGGTACTTGCCATCTAAAAACTTTGGAATTATGATCCTCACAACACCTGAAGGAATCATGACTCACAAAGAGGCCAAAGACAAGGGAATTGGTGGCAGGCTCTTAGTATATGTTTACTAA
- a CDS encoding 50S ribosomal protein L6 — MVEAVVLREEIPIPEGIDVTVEDGVTVKGSKGQLSRKFNYPNVVVKKDNGNVVLEAHFPKKKDKAMLGTIRSHISNMITGLTDGFTYNMKIVYAHFPMTVKAGKDKVTIENFLGERYPRTAKIVGSAKVQVKGEEVIVTGINKEDVGQTMANLEQATKIKGRDPRVFQDGIYFVSRE, encoded by the coding sequence ATGGTTGAAGCAGTAGTCCTTAGAGAAGAAATTCCTATTCCTGAGGGTATAGATGTCACTGTAGAAGATGGAGTGACTGTAAAAGGATCAAAAGGACAGCTCTCAAGGAAATTTAACTATCCTAATGTTGTAGTTAAAAAGGACAATGGTAACGTAGTATTAGAAGCTCATTTTCCTAAAAAAAAGGATAAAGCAATGCTTGGAACTATAAGGTCCCATATCAGCAACATGATAACAGGATTAACAGACGGATTTACTTATAACATGAAAATAGTTTATGCTCACTTCCCTATGACTGTAAAAGCTGGCAAGGACAAAGTTACCATAGAAAACTTCCTTGGTGAAAGGTATCCTAGGACAGCAAAAATTGTTGGAAGTGCTAAAGTTCAGGTAAAAGGTGAAGAAGTAATAGTCACAGGTATCAACAAGGAAGATGTTGGACAGACTATGGCTAACCTTGAACAGGCTACCAAAATAAAGGGAAGAGATCCAAGGGTATTCCAGGATGGAATATACTTTGTAAGTCGGGAATAA
- a CDS encoding 50S ribosomal protein L19e has product MNLTTQKRLAADILKVGENRVWIDPERTEEVSRAITRESVKQLINNKAIMAKPQKGISSYRSKKIAAQKKKGRRKGHGSTKGAKGAKNPKKEAWMTTIRALRTDLKDMRNNREINKTTYRKLYKMAKGGAFRSKSYMKTYARDHGLLR; this is encoded by the coding sequence ATGAATCTTACTACTCAAAAAAGATTGGCTGCAGATATACTCAAAGTCGGGGAAAACAGGGTATGGATAGATCCTGAAAGGACAGAAGAAGTATCAAGAGCCATAACTCGAGAAAGTGTAAAACAACTAATAAATAATAAAGCTATAATGGCAAAACCACAAAAAGGCATAAGCAGCTATAGGTCAAAAAAGATAGCTGCACAAAAGAAAAAAGGAAGAAGAAAAGGCCATGGTAGTACAAAAGGAGCTAAAGGAGCTAAAAATCCAAAGAAAGAAGCTTGGATGACTACTATACGTGCTTTAAGAACTGATCTAAAAGATATGAGAAATAATAGGGAAATTAATAAAACTACCTACAGAAAGCTCTATAAAATGGCAAAAGGTGGCGCTTTCAGAAGCAAATCCTACATGAAAACCTATGCAAGGGATCATGGTCTGCTTAGGTAA
- a CDS encoding 30S ribosomal protein S3, whose amino-acid sequence MIEKDFVTEGLKRTRIDEYLESELERAGYGGMEVQLTPLGTMVVVYAERPGMVIGRGGKTVRNITQTLKSNYGLENPQVEVKEVDVPELNPKIMAHKIAAMLQRGMHFRRVAYTALRRIMGAGAQGVEVTISGKIRGARSATAKFNDGYLKKCGEPSTRFVRSGFATVQLKPGVLGIYVRIMPPGMVLPDKVDIIKVETEEPEVEAVIETVETEEVEESPEEVEEKPSAISEEVEEEAAEETSEIEDTTSEESEKSEEPEAQEEPEETSEDEEDTKEAQEEPEKTE is encoded by the coding sequence ATGATTGAAAAAGATTTCGTTACAGAAGGTCTTAAAAGGACAAGGATTGATGAATACCTTGAAAGTGAGCTTGAAAGAGCTGGATATGGTGGAATGGAAGTCCAACTAACTCCTCTAGGTACAATGGTTGTTGTTTATGCAGAACGCCCAGGTATGGTTATAGGAAGAGGTGGAAAAACCGTCCGTAACATAACTCAAACTTTAAAATCAAACTATGGACTTGAAAATCCTCAAGTAGAAGTTAAAGAAGTTGACGTTCCTGAACTTAACCCAAAAATAATGGCTCATAAAATTGCAGCAATGCTACAGCGTGGAATGCACTTTAGGAGAGTTGCATACACAGCACTTAGAAGAATTATGGGTGCTGGAGCACAGGGTGTAGAAGTTACAATTTCTGGTAAAATAAGGGGTGCAAGATCTGCAACTGCAAAATTCAACGACGGATACCTTAAAAAATGTGGAGAACCATCCACAAGATTTGTCAGATCCGGATTTGCAACAGTTCAACTAAAACCTGGTGTTCTGGGAATATATGTTAGAATTATGCCACCGGGAATGGTTTTACCTGATAAAGTGGATATCATAAAGGTTGAAACTGAAGAACCAGAAGTTGAAGCAGTTATTGAAACTGTAGAAACAGAAGAAGTTGAAGAGTCCCCTGAAGAAGTAGAAGAAAAACCTAGTGCGATTTCTGAAGAAGTCGAAGAAGAAGCAGCTGAAGAAACAAGCGAAATCGAAGACACTACCTCCGAAGAATCAGAAAAATCAGAAGAACCAGAAGCACAAGAAGAACCAGAAGAAACAAGTGAAGACGAAGAAGATACAAAAGAAGCACAAGAAGAACCAGAGAAAACAGAATAG
- a CDS encoding 50S ribosomal protein L2, translating to MGKRLILQRRGRGTPTHRSASHRFKGKIEYRSYDSIEKEGSLKGKIADIIHDPGRSAPVALVKFENGEKLLVLAPESVQINDDIEFGVSAPIKAGNALPLAQIPEGTPLYNLEKNPGDGGKFVKSSGTYASLITHDVGKAIVELPSGELKAFNPACRATIGVVAGGGRKEKPFLKAGNRFYALNAKGKKNVSVRGVAMNAVDHPHGGGNRQHPGRPTTVSRHAPAGRKVGSIAAKRTGRRR from the coding sequence ATGGGAAAACGTTTGATATTACAGAGGAGAGGACGAGGAACCCCTACTCACAGAAGTGCATCGCATCGATTTAAAGGAAAAATCGAATACCGATCATATGACAGTATAGAGAAAGAAGGCAGTTTAAAAGGAAAAATTGCTGATATTATTCATGACCCTGGAAGAAGTGCACCAGTGGCATTAGTAAAGTTTGAAAATGGCGAAAAGTTACTTGTTTTAGCGCCGGAAAGTGTACAAATAAATGATGATATAGAATTTGGAGTTTCAGCACCAATAAAGGCTGGAAATGCATTACCACTTGCACAAATTCCAGAAGGTACACCATTATATAATCTTGAAAAAAATCCAGGAGATGGCGGAAAATTCGTTAAATCATCTGGTACTTACGCTTCTTTAATAACCCATGATGTAGGAAAGGCAATCGTTGAATTGCCATCTGGAGAATTGAAAGCATTCAACCCTGCCTGCAGAGCAACAATCGGAGTCGTTGCTGGAGGAGGAAGAAAGGAAAAACCATTCCTCAAAGCTGGAAACAGATTCTATGCTTTAAATGCTAAAGGTAAAAAGAATGTTAGTGTTAGAGGAGTAGCAATGAATGCTGTAGATCACCCACACGGTGGTGGAAACAGACAACATCCAGGAAGGCCAACTACAGTTTCAAGACATGCGCCAGCAGGAAGAAAAGTTGGTTCAATTGCTGCTAAAAGAACAGGGCGAAGAAGATAA
- a CDS encoding 50S ribosomal protein L32e: MKKPDFKRQEWFRYKKLGDKWRKPKGKTSKTRRYEKGKPAMPAIGYGSPKATRGLHPSGYMDVLVCNMKELENLDPATQAGRISSTIGKRKKEVMLARAKELGIKILNKGI; this comes from the coding sequence ATGAAAAAACCAGATTTCAAAAGGCAGGAATGGTTTAGATACAAAAAACTCGGAGATAAATGGAGGAAACCTAAAGGAAAAACCAGTAAAACCCGAAGATACGAAAAAGGAAAACCTGCAATGCCTGCAATAGGTTACGGATCTCCAAAAGCGACAAGAGGACTTCATCCTTCAGGATATATGGATGTGCTTGTCTGCAATATGAAAGAACTTGAAAACCTGGACCCAGCTACACAAGCAGGTAGAATTAGTTCTACCATTGGAAAAAGGAAAAAAGAAGTAATGCTTGCACGGGCAAAAGAATTAGGAATCAAGATTCTAAATAAGGGAATTTAA
- a CDS encoding 30S ribosomal protein S4e, translating to MAIMGSRKHLKRFKAPKHWPIHPKENKWTTKPNAGPHAIEGSLPLLLIVRDILGVADNAREAKRIINNGEILVDGRARKDYKFPVGFMDVIEIPKSEKVYRVLPDEKGRLTLHSIAAENKDFKLCKITEKTTITGGKTQLNLHDGRNHIVDNGYKVGDVVILKVPEQEITDSIDFVKGNIGLITGGKHTGEIGRIKEINITKSSMPNTVEMETEDKKTFLTLKDYVFVIGKEEPAIALPGGK from the coding sequence ATGGCAATAATGGGATCAAGAAAACATCTTAAACGTTTCAAAGCACCAAAACACTGGCCAATTCATCCAAAAGAAAATAAATGGACCACTAAACCAAATGCAGGTCCACATGCTATAGAAGGATCATTACCTTTACTCCTTATAGTTCGTGATATCCTCGGCGTTGCTGATAACGCAAGGGAAGCAAAAAGAATTATAAATAACGGTGAAATTCTTGTAGATGGGAGAGCAAGAAAAGATTACAAGTTCCCTGTTGGATTTATGGATGTAATTGAAATTCCAAAATCTGAAAAAGTTTACAGGGTTTTACCTGATGAAAAAGGAAGGTTAACACTCCACTCCATTGCTGCAGAAAATAAAGATTTTAAACTCTGCAAAATTACAGAAAAAACTACCATAACTGGAGGAAAAACTCAACTCAATCTCCATGATGGAAGAAATCATATTGTAGACAATGGATACAAAGTTGGGGATGTAGTAATTCTTAAAGTTCCAGAACAGGAAATAACAGATAGCATTGACTTTGTAAAAGGTAATATAGGTCTTATAACTGGTGGTAAACACACTGGTGAAATTGGTAGAATAAAAGAAATTAACATAACTAAATCTTCAATGCCTAACACTGTTGAAATGGAAACTGAAGATAAAAAAACTTTCCTTACCTTAAAAGATTACGTTTTTGTAATCGGTAAAGAAGAACCAGCAATTGCACTTCCTGGAGGTAAATAG
- a CDS encoding ribonuclease P protein component 1, with protein MITPKNIFRHELIGLPVKIAGSTHEEFIGIKGKVVDETKSTIRIETDSTEKIIPKGVATFHFYLPDGSIVEVEGKIIIARPEDRIKKKFRKFW; from the coding sequence ATGATAACTCCTAAAAACATATTTCGTCATGAGTTAATTGGGCTTCCTGTTAAGATTGCAGGCAGCACTCATGAAGAATTTATTGGAATCAAAGGAAAAGTTGTTGACGAAACTAAGAGTACTATCCGAATTGAAACGGATAGCACTGAAAAAATAATTCCCAAGGGAGTTGCAACTTTTCATTTTTATTTGCCTGATGGCAGTATTGTTGAAGTAGAGGGTAAGATTATCATTGCTCGCCCTGAAGATAGAATAAAAAAGAAATTCAGGAAATTTTGGTGA
- a CDS encoding 30S ribosomal protein S14, translating into MINLPRKYGKASRKCSRCNDHSALVRRYGLMLCRQCFREIAPKIGFKKYN; encoded by the coding sequence GTGATTAATTTGCCAAGAAAATACGGAAAAGCATCAAGAAAGTGTAGCAGATGCAATGATCATTCTGCACTCGTTAGAAGATACGGGCTCATGTTATGCAGACAGTGCTTCAGAGAAATCGCCCCTAAAATTGGGTTTAAAAAATATAATTAA
- a CDS encoding 50S ribosomal protein L23, which translates to MDPYSIIIKPHLTEKSMNAIDQKNELTFAVLRTARKSEIKNAFEDLYAVKVERVNTQVTSKGVKIAYIKLAAEHSAEDIAVKMGVF; encoded by the coding sequence ATGGATCCTTATTCAATAATAATAAAACCTCATTTAACAGAAAAAAGTATGAATGCAATTGATCAAAAAAATGAACTAACCTTTGCAGTATTAAGGACTGCTAGAAAGTCTGAGATCAAAAATGCATTTGAAGACCTTTACGCTGTTAAAGTGGAAAGAGTAAACACACAGGTTACATCTAAGGGTGTAAAAATAGCCTATATTAAATTGGCAGCGGAACATAGCGCAGAGGATATAGCAGTTAAAATGGGAGTATTTTAA
- the rplV gene encoding 50S ribosomal protein L22, which translates to MAKINYAFTDDDKSKTAKALGRSLKISPKHAVEICNKIRGMKVEKAEAYLEDVIEMKTAVPFKRHNKKVGHRRGIGGWPTGRYPVKAAKQILDILKNAEANAEYKGLDTENLKIMHISSHRGYVIRGWTPRAFGRASPFNTPTTHVQIVLGEA; encoded by the coding sequence ATGGCAAAGATTAACTACGCTTTTACAGACGACGATAAGTCTAAAACAGCAAAAGCTCTTGGAAGATCTCTTAAGATCTCTCCAAAACATGCTGTTGAGATATGTAACAAGATAAGAGGAATGAAGGTAGAAAAAGCTGAAGCTTACCTTGAAGACGTAATTGAAATGAAAACTGCGGTTCCATTTAAAAGGCATAACAAAAAAGTAGGTCACAGAAGAGGAATTGGAGGATGGCCAACTGGTAGATACCCAGTTAAAGCTGCAAAACAGATCCTTGACATACTCAAAAATGCTGAAGCAAACGCTGAATATAAAGGCCTTGATACAGAAAATCTCAAGATAATGCATATATCCAGCCACAGGGGATACGTAATACGAGGATGGACCCCAAGAGCTTTCGGAAGGGCTAGCCCATTTAACACACCAACTACACACGTACAAATCGTTCTAGGGGAGGCATAG
- a CDS encoding 30S ribosomal protein S17, whose protein sequence is MIGIDVTEPKEKCEDPNCPFHGTLPVRGQILEGIVTSNKAERTITVERSFYKFIRKYERYEKRKSKIQAHLPDCMNVNVGDSVKIAECRPLSKTKNFVVIEVKGDK, encoded by the coding sequence ATGATAGGTATCGACGTTACAGAACCTAAAGAAAAATGTGAAGATCCTAACTGTCCGTTTCACGGCACTCTTCCTGTAAGAGGCCAAATATTAGAAGGTATAGTTACAAGTAACAAGGCAGAAAGGACAATTACAGTAGAAAGAAGTTTCTACAAATTTATCCGAAAATATGAAAGATATGAAAAAAGGAAATCAAAAATACAAGCACACCTACCAGACTGCATGAACGTTAACGTAGGCGATTCAGTAAAAATTGCAGAATGCAGACCACTAAGTAAAACAAAAAATTTTGTGGTTATAGAAGTCAAGGGAGATAAGTAA
- the rplX gene encoding 50S ribosomal protein L24: protein MSKQPRKQRKFLHKAPLHVRHNLMSVTLSDELREQYGKRSIPVRKGDTVQVMRGDFKDHEGKVEKVDIKNYRVLIEGASVQKPDGNQVYHSVHPSNLRIVELDLDDDERNEIVERKG from the coding sequence ATGTCAAAACAACCAAGAAAACAGAGGAAATTCCTCCATAAAGCACCTTTACACGTACGTCATAATTTAATGAGTGTAACATTAAGTGACGAACTCAGGGAACAGTACGGAAAAAGATCAATCCCTGTAAGAAAAGGTGATACTGTACAGGTAATGCGCGGTGACTTTAAAGATCACGAAGGAAAAGTTGAAAAAGTCGATATTAAAAATTATAGGGTCCTTATAGAAGGAGCTTCTGTGCAGAAACCAGACGGGAATCAAGTTTATCATTCAGTACATCCATCCAACTTGAGAATAGTTGAACTGGATCTTGATGATGACGAAAGAAATGAAATAGTAGAAAGGAAGGGATAA
- the yciH gene encoding stress response translation initiation inhibitor YciH, with translation MKVCEICGLPEELCVCEEIAREIQKVKVYTVRRRFGKLMTIVEGIDEHDIDIRELTKELKAKCACGGTAKKGQIELQGDHKQKVKQVLANMGFSSDTIEIR, from the coding sequence ATGAAAGTCTGTGAAATATGTGGTCTTCCAGAAGAACTTTGTGTCTGTGAGGAAATAGCTCGAGAGATTCAGAAAGTTAAAGTATACACAGTAAGAAGGCGATTCGGAAAGCTTATGACCATCGTAGAAGGTATAGATGAGCACGATATTGATATTAGGGAACTGACAAAAGAACTTAAGGCAAAATGTGCCTGTGGAGGAACAGCTAAAAAAGGCCAGATTGAGCTTCAAGGGGATCATAAACAGAAGGTCAAACAGGTTCTGGCTAATATGGGTTTTTCTTCAGATACCATAGAGATAAGGTAA
- a CDS encoding 50S ribosomal protein L14 produces the protein MKAISSNVTRVLPIGARLQCVDNTGAREVEIVSVKGYKGVRRRLAIAGVGDMIIVSVKKGTVDMRKEVMTAVVVRQKKEYKRADGLRVKFEDNAAVIISPEGVLKGSEIRGPVAKEAAERWPGIGSAASTIV, from the coding sequence ATGAAAGCTATCAGCTCAAATGTTACAAGAGTTTTACCTATCGGTGCCAGACTTCAATGCGTTGACAACACCGGTGCAAGAGAAGTTGAAATAGTATCTGTTAAAGGATACAAAGGTGTAAGACGAAGACTTGCAATTGCTGGTGTTGGTGATATGATCATAGTTTCTGTTAAAAAAGGAACTGTAGACATGAGAAAAGAAGTCATGACTGCAGTAGTCGTAAGACAGAAAAAAGAATATAAAAGGGCAGATGGCCTAAGGGTTAAGTTTGAAGATAATGCAGCAGTTATAATTAGCCCTGAAGGTGTTTTAAAGGGTTCTGAAATAAGAGGTCCAGTTGCAAAAGAAGCAGCTGAAAGATGGCCGGGTATCGGAAGCGCTGCAAGTACAATAGTTTAA
- a CDS encoding 50S ribosomal protein L5, whose product MNPMEEVKIAKATVNIGVGESGERLARAEKLLSSITGQQPVRTYSKVTNPEFGIRKGQPIACKVTLRGEKADKAIKMVLEGIERRIRVTQFDAQGNLSFGIHEHIDIPGMRYDPDIGIFGMDVSITFEKPGYRINRRKIQRRKVPDKHKVTKEDSIKFMEENFQVKILTKGD is encoded by the coding sequence ATGAACCCTATGGAAGAAGTGAAAATAGCCAAAGCAACTGTTAACATAGGTGTCGGTGAAAGTGGAGAAAGGCTTGCAAGGGCTGAAAAATTATTATCAAGCATAACAGGCCAACAACCTGTACGTACTTATTCTAAAGTTACAAACCCTGAATTTGGTATCAGAAAAGGGCAGCCTATCGCATGTAAAGTTACATTACGTGGTGAAAAAGCTGATAAAGCTATTAAAATGGTACTGGAAGGTATTGAAAGAAGGATAAGAGTAACTCAATTTGATGCTCAAGGCAATCTTTCATTTGGAATACACGAACACATAGATATTCCTGGAATGCGTTACGATCCAGATATTGGTATATTTGGAATGGATGTTTCCATAACCTTCGAAAAACCAGGTTACAGGATAAACCGAAGGAAAATACAGAGGAGAAAAGTTCCAGATAAACATAAAGTCACTAAAGAAGACTCTATCAAATTTATGGAAGAAAATTTTCAGGTTAAAATATTAACTAAAGGTGATTAA
- the rpmC gene encoding 50S ribosomal protein L29: MVILRSKEIREMDIEEAQKKLDELKAEYAKNVSKSSAAGVYDNPGKIKELKRTIARVLTIMNEKQREK, encoded by the coding sequence ATGGTAATATTAAGGAGCAAAGAAATACGTGAAATGGATATTGAGGAAGCCCAGAAAAAACTGGATGAACTCAAAGCAGAATATGCAAAAAATGTTTCAAAAAGTTCTGCAGCCGGAGTTTATGATAACCCTGGAAAAATTAAAGAACTTAAAAGAACAATTGCACGTGTCCTTACCATAATGAACGAAAAACAGAGGGAGAAGTAA